Proteins co-encoded in one Daphnia carinata strain CSIRO-1 chromosome 3, CSIRO_AGI_Dcar_HiC_V3, whole genome shotgun sequence genomic window:
- the LOC130693252 gene encoding uncharacterized protein LOC130693252, translating to MAGLIAVLSLLAIIVTPGLGMCFFPAEFQGEFMTQSSSRGGINLQYAPISILPESIPVWGVCHRRFGNRVILMDRTGGTNCIRCFELTLRSLNVVQIHTEGLDKCYTTEEAAMATCPTDESIATGKSREIMLYKTKELSGDTVVAQEYCPINGRFVFTYSVNDGLADHVSVGENVNECHEPVSELSNCPYGFGLGLRFKRCSFGELEINFQCLGDWIGHNGERYMALLDVQDSTAVATAGGVCVNGAERRPRYRCALYKEDPETGKMYVALSSDSTCTNDLKSPKEGYETLVLTSIPPPPLPFEVSTSSCRFPSWAHGQWQDAYVEDDTLIYKDLRNFKTYTLKCMVDDKTLPDDQGRFVVYARTQCGDDFYTCLTVEKRGVNVMEFQLGTETSTSYNQSLCQNEKFPQETWVTQGRITVFSEEACPISGEYTGVIPDAVGLCAKLYSDCRNPQRMFYSVSNCHNLSEVYEGMTTFTNFAFIQWINKKKNKKTFRIHTVTEREYRCLGKFADRGLTYTYTERRDVLGYECFVGVIINDGELFIKEAGEHCQRDVEPLRLGMKVTRQATCYAPRPSAKPNAIATAATSTTNFNTNMHPSVVDSNGVHRPASSLPPHNGIQPTTIKTWKPVTDSPMGSSGYRSLFTSSMLLLAFVAVQLLDRWLTGSRFY from the exons ATGGCTGGATTAATTGCCGTCTTGTCTCTGTTGGCTATCATCGTGACTCCAG GATTGGGAATGTGTTTCTTTCCGGCCGAATTCCAGGGCGAGTTCATGACGCAATCATCTTCACGTGGCGGCATCAATTTGCAGTACGCGCCCATCAGCATCCTGCCAGAGTCCATTCCCGTCTGGGGTGTTTGCCATCGGCGATTTGGTAACCGAGTCATCCTCATGGACAg GACTGGCGGTACTAATTGCATCCGCTGCTTCGAACTGACATTACGGTCGCTCAACGTCGTCCAGATCCACACGGAAGGACTCGATAAATGCTACACGACCGAGGAGGCGGCCATGGCCACCTGCCCGACGGACGAGAGTATCGCCACGGGCAAATCGCGAGAAATCATGCTCTACA AAACCAAAGAATTGAGTGGCGATACAGTCGTTGCTCAGGAGTACTGCCCAATCAATGGCCGATTTGTTTTCACTTATTCCGTCAACGACGGATTGGCCGACCATGTCAGCGTCGGCGAAAACGTCAATGAATGCCACGAACCCGTTTCGGAGCTGTCCAACTGTCCGTACGGTTTCGGACTCGGACTACGCTTCAAGCGTTGCTCTTTCGGCGAACTAG AAATCAACTTTCAGTGCCTAGGAGATTGGATTGGCCACAACGGCGAGCGCTACATGGCCCTGCTGGACGTTCAGGATTCGACGGCAGTGGCGACGGCCGGCGGCGTCTGTGTTAACGGCGCCGAGCGCCGACCCCGTTATCGTTGTGCG CTGTATAAGGAGGATCCGGAAACGGGCAAAATGTATGTGGCCCTATCCAGCGACTCGACGTGCACCAACGACCTCAAGAGCCCCAAAGAGGGTTATGAGACTTTGGTATTGACCAGCATACCCCCTCCGCCTTTACCCTTCGAG GTGAGTACCAGTTCTTGCCGCTTCCCTTCATGGGCGCATGGCCAATGGCAGGATGCCTACGTCGAAGACGATACGCTCATCTACAAGGATCTTCGCAACTTCAAGACCTACACTCTCAAATGTATGGTGGATGATAAAACTTTGCCTGACGACCAGGGCAGGTTCGTCGTCTACGCTCGGACTCAGTG tGGAGACGATTTCTATACGTGCCTGACGGTGGAGAAACGAGGCGTCAATGTCATGGAGTTTCAATTGGGAACTGAGACATCGACGTCGTACAATCAAAGTCTGTGCCAGAACGAGAAGTTCCCACAGGAGACGTGGGTCACCCAAGGAAGGATCACCGTATTCTCGGAAGAGGCGTGCCCCATTTCCGGAGAATACACGGGCGTCATCCCCGACGCTGTCGGACTTTGTGCCAAATTGTATTCGGATTGCCGCAACCCTCAGCGCATGTTTTACAGCGTCTCCAATTGCCACAACCTCAGCGAAGTCTACGAAGGTATGACAACATTTACCAATTTCGCGTTCATTCAATggattaacaaaaaaaaaaacaaaaaaacatttcgtatTCACACCGTTACAGAACGCGAATACCGTTGTTTGGGCAAGTTCGCTGACCGAGGCCTGACCTATACCTACACAGAACGGCGCGATGTCTTAGGTTATGAATGTTTCGTTGGCGTGATCATTAACGACGGAGAACTCTTTATCAAAGAAGCTGGTGAACATTGCCAAAGAGATGTCGAACCTCTTCGTCTTGGAATGAAAGTCACTCGTCAAGCCACTTGTTACGCGCCGAGGCCTTCGGCGAAACCAAACGCCATCGCCACAGCGGCCACGTCAACGACCAACTTCAACACCAATATGCATCCATCCGTTGTCGACTCGAACGGCGTTCACAGGCCGGCCTCATCTCTACCACCGCACAACGGCATTCAACCCACAACAATCAAAACATGGAAACCTGTCACAG ATTCACCGATGGGATCATCAGGTTACAGAAGTCTTTTTACCTCTTCGATGTTGCTGTTGGCTTTCGTGGCGGTTCAACTGCTTGATCGTTGGCTAACGGGCTCGCGGTTCTATTGA
- the LOC130693249 gene encoding uncharacterized protein LOC130693249, giving the protein MDKMIQQKDDQIMKLQAQLLEQHKILDNSKAKDAQILSLQAQLGEKNKLEWNSFQTVKEVFPNSSLTEHEDELALGEHSQLFSLPPDSVLKLNSVSAALKELLVISPCSEGIEQLWDCIWAENGCGMETKIWHEFNIKHELEF; this is encoded by the exons atggataagatgatacaacaaaaggatg atcaaattatgaagctgcaggcccaattattggaacaacacaaaatattagataacagcaaagctaaggatg ctcaaattttgagtctacaagctcagctaggggaaaagaacaaattggaatggaacagtttccaaacagtgaaagaggtttttccaaactcatccctaactgaacatgaggatgaattggcattaggtgaacacagtcag ttattcagtctaccacctgacagtgttttaaagttaaattctgttagtgctgcactaaaagaattgttagtaataagtccatgcagcgaaggaattgaacaattgtgggactgtatttgggccgaaaatgggtgtggtatggaaaccaagatatggcatgagttcaacataaaacatgaattag aattttag
- the LOC130693247 gene encoding carboxy-terminal domain RNA polymerase II polypeptide A small phosphatase 1-like, producing the protein MEASSIITQVTREEDQITSFAQEKVIVKTVSGSSSTTGSVKKSARGFLRSLFCCLGKRGSSDQTNKSSNNGGNLVINGGGAGNGGGFDTDSGEENGRCSPLLQQASAKYLLPVPHYQDSQRKCMVIDLDETLVHSSFKPISNADFIVPVEIDGTVHQVYVLKRPHVDEFLRKMGELYECVLFTASLAKYADPVADLLDQWGVFRSRLFRESCVFHRGNYVKDLSRLGRELQKVVIIDNSPASYIFHPDNAVPVASWFDDMSDTELLDLIPFFERLSQVDNVYTVLRNSNHAALTNRSDSLNPNVDLNSIPINVP; encoded by the exons ATGGAGGCGTCGTCCATCATCACCCAGGTTACCCGTGAAGAGGATCAGATAACCAGCTTCGCTCAAGAAAAAG taaTTGTAAAGACAGTCAGTGGCTCGAGCAGCACCACTGGTAGCGTGAAAAAATCAGCAAGAGGTTTCCTCAGATCTTTATTCTGTTGTCTGGGAAAACGAGGCAGCTCTGATCAAACCAACAAATCATCCAACAATG gTGGCAATTTAGTTATAAATGGAGGAGGGGCGGGTAATGGAGGAGGTTTTGACACTGATAGTGGGGAGGAAAATGGACGCTGCTCACCTTTGCTGCAGCAAGCATCAGCCAAGTATCTTTTGCCTGTTCCCCACTATCAGGATAGTCAAAGGAAGTGTATGGTGATAGATCTGGATGAAACGTTAGTCCACAGCTCGTTCAAG CCCATAAGCAATGCTGACTTTATCGTTCCGGTGGAAATTGACGGAACGGTTCACCAAGTGTATGTGCTCAAACGGCCGCACGTAGACGAGTTCCTGCGTAAAATGGGCGAGCTATACGAGTGTGTACTATTCACAGCAAGTTTGGCCAAGTATGCTGACCCCGTAGCCGACCTATTGGATCAGTGGGGCGTCTTCCGATCACGCCTCTTCCGGGAATCGTGTGTCTTCCATCGCGGAAACTACGTCAAAGACTTAAGTCGACTTGGTCGAGAACTCCAAAAAGTAGTCATCATTGACAACTCGCCCGCCTCTTACATCTTCCATCCTGACAACGCC GTACCAGTAGCTTCGTGGTTTGATGACATGTCGGATACAGAACTTCTGGACTTGATACCCTTCTTTGAACGACTCAGCCAGGTTGACAACGTCTACACGGTTTTGCGTAACTCGAATCACGCTGCGTTGACCAATCGTAGCGATTCGCTCAACCCTAATGTCGATTTGAACTCGATCCCTATTAATGTGCCCTAG
- the LOC130693244 gene encoding integrator complex subunit 14-like, which yields MPLAIVLDVSLSMSRVASTPDDEEEYQRKHLAVQGINVLLDHLNAHSKLEFVSLVVFSSLYEILCSFTRDYDAVRAKLQNIEDRDKTCLEAALHGVSMLINEEWGQNTPCHILLITDGSSSLNILGMSRSLLNASHRGASRTEETLPFLPFNFPAKFHVIAITAPDDPSLAVSMPVYQKLIDLSGAEGSVFVPEGGLSSKSVQNLFAKIAELHYSSFEGTLRSGSLSDSILLYPPPRDHHHIGDMEVIHCKISKDITICGFVDLVDVASPPAVSRHLVLPVHSTNKGDVSLAELKAEGEADDDLLAVPEEGKNPSFCVLLHGALKVENMGAICSVGEKWFGLLYSWADSKKKSNLMLSIFEPGTKCIPWLGDLSLLGSLSEASGQGSFTTFPIKPNEKRSYAQSCVVWVQPGNLQADIQKILRHARKMPDKTQHFYKELNRLKRAALSMGFADLMETMAVILDRECTLLPHTAHPDCAIQLTHAAAQLRLSRDVRHNITALRTKFTHDD from the exons ATGCCTCTTGCGATCGTATTAGACGTTTCACTTTCCATGTCAAGAGTAGCAAGTACTCCAGACGACGAGGAAGAATACCAGCGAAAGCATTTAGCCGTTCAAGGAATTAACGTTTTATTGGATCATCTTAACGCTCACTCTAAACTTGAGTTTGTTTCATTG GTTGTCTTTTCGTCGCTATATGAAATTCTCTGCTCATTTACCAGAGATTATGATGCTGTTAGAGCCAAACTTCAAAATATAGAAGACCGTGATAAAACCTGTTTGGAAGCTGCTTTACATGGTGTCAGTATGTTGATAAATGAAGAATGGGGACAGAACACACCTTGTCAT ATACTCCTCATTACTGATGGGAGCTCAAGTCTTAATATTTTGGGAATGTCACGAAGTCTGTTAAATGCAAGCCACAGAGGTGCTTCAAGAACGGAAGAAACTCTACCCTTTCTGCCTTTCAATTTCCCGGCCAAATTCCATGTAATAGCTATCACAGCCCCAGATGATCCATCACTGGCTGTTAGTATGCCAGTATATCAAAAACTAATTGATTTATCTGGAGCAGAAGGAAGTGTTTTTGTACCTGAAGGAGGACTCTCCTCAAAG AGCGTGCAAAACTTGTTCGCCAAAATTGCTGAACTTCATTACAGTTCGTTTGAAGGTACTTTGCGATCAGGTTCACTGTCCGATTCAATCCTACTATATCCTCCTCCTAGA GATCATCACCACATTGGAGATATGGAAGTTATACATTGTAAAATTTCGAAGGATATCACCATATGTGGTTTCGTCGACCTAGTTGATGTGGCAAGTCCGCCTGCCGTGTCGAGACACCTAGTGCTTCCAGTACACTCGACCAACAAGGGTGATGTTTCGTTGGCCGAGCTAAAAGCTGAGGGCGAAGCAGATGACGATCTGTTGGCCGTACCGGAAGAAGGAAAGAATCCGTCGTTCTGCGTTCTTCTTCATGGGGCGCTCAAA GTAGAAAACATGGGTGCTATATGCAGCGTAGGAGAAAAGTGGTTCGGCCTACTGTACTCTTGGGCTGacagtaaaaagaaatcaaatttgATGCTGTCCATATTTGAACCCG gaACAAAGTGCATACCTTGGCTTGGGGACTTAAGTTTGCTTGGCTCATTAAGCGAGGCCTCCGGTCAGGGCAGTTTTACCACTTTTCCAATCAAACCTAATGAAAAGCGAAGTTATGCCCAAAGTTGTGTGGTCTGGGTCCAACCAGGCAATTTACAGGCTGACATTCAGAAAATCTTACGCCACGCAAGGAAAATGCCGGATAAGACGCAACACTTTTATAAG GAGCTGAACCGGCTTAAACGCGCAGCACTTTCCATGGGATTTGCTGATTTAATGGAGACGATGGCCGTAATTTTGGATCGAGAATGCACTCTTCTTCCACACACTGCACATCCAGATTGTGCCATCCAGTTGACGCATGCAGCTGCCCAACTTCGGCTATCCCGTGATGTTCGCCACAATATCACCGCACTTCGCACTAAATTCACTCATGATGATTGa
- the LOC130693246 gene encoding dual specificity mitogen-activated protein kinase kinase 1-like isoform X1: MSKNKFNLTLPPVEPDPVSTPSPGETSARSSNIAAAINSAKSMTQTSSVVIHPGIDSGNTTMGNTTLEVLQKQLEELDIDDLQRQRLHKFLSQKQEVGELTDDDFDKLGELGAGNGGVVTKVRHRPSGLIMARKLIHLEVKPAIKKQIIRELKVLHECNSPHIVGFYGAFYSDGEISICMEYMDGGSLDLILKKAGRIPEQYLGKITIAVLKGLSYLRDKHQIIHRDVKPSNILVNSRGEIKICDFGVSGQLIDSMANSFVGTRSYMSPERLQGTHYSIQSDVWSLGLSLVEMAIGMYPIPPPDPQALALIFGSKFIEDPENMTPSPSSRSPRQIQFSGGVLGPKPMAIFELLDYIVNEPPPKLPSGVFSVEFKDFVDRCLKKNPAERPALRTLMGHEWVKKWTSENVEIASWVCTVIELQPSTPSTF; this comes from the exons atgtcaaaaaacaaattcaatttaaCTCTTCCTCCCGTGGAGCCGGATCCCGTTTCCACTCCCAGTCCAGGAGAAACGTCAGCCAGAAGCAGCAATATAGCAGCAGCTATTAACTCAGCCAAATCAATGACACAGACTAGTAGTGTAGTAATACACCCTGGAATAGA CAGTGGAAATACAACTATGGGGAATACAACATTAGAAGTGTTACAAAAACAGCTAGAAGAACTAGATATTGATGACCTTCAGAGACAGAGATTGCACAAGTTTCTCTCACAAAAACAGGAAGTTGGAGAATTGACTGATGATGATTTTGACAAACTTGGTGAGCTAGGTGCTGGTAATGGTGGAGTAGTAACAAAAGTCAGACACCGTCCTTCAGGTTTAATTATGGCCAGAAAG TTAATACATCTTGAAGTAAAACCTGCTATTAAGAAGCAAATAATTCGAGAACTGAAGGTGCTTCATGAGTGCAATTCACCACACATTGTTGGTTTCTATGGAGCATTCTACAG TGATGGAGAAATAAGTATTTGTATGGAGTACATGGATGGGGGATCTTTAGATTTAATTCTCAAGAAGGCTGGCCGCATTCCAGAACAATATTTAGGAAAGATAACAATTGCT GTTCTTAAAGGGTTGAGCTACCTCCGAGATAAGCACCAAATTATACATCGCGATGTCAAACCAAGCAATATTCTGGTCAATAGTCGAGGCGAGATCAAAATTTGCGACTTTGGAGTTTCAGGCCAACTCATTGACTCAATGGCGAATTCATTTGTAGGAACAAGAAGCTATATGTCG CCTGAACGATTACAGGGAACACACTATTCCATTCAGAGTGATGTCTGGTCTTTAGGACTTTCATTGGTTGAAATGGCTATTGGCATGTACCCAATTCCACCTCCCGATCCACAAGCTTTAGCTCTTATTTTTGGTTCGAAGTTCATTGAAGACCCTGAAAACATGACACCGTCACCCAGCAGTCGATCTCCTCGTCAAA TCCAATTTTCCGGAGGAGTACTTGGTCCTAAGCCAATGGCTATTTTTGAGCTTCTGGATTATATCGTGAATGAACCACCACCCAAGTTGCCATCAGGCGTTTTCTCTGTAGAATTCAAGGACTTTGTCGATCgttgtttgaagaaaaaccCGGCGGAGCGACCTGCTCTTCGCACATTGATG GGTCATGAATGGGTAAAGAAATGGACTTCTGAAAATGTGGAGATCGCTAGTTGGGTATGCACGGTCATCGAGTTACAGCCTTCCACACCTTCCACTTTCTGA
- the LOC130693246 gene encoding dual specificity mitogen-activated protein kinase kinase 1-like isoform X2: protein MSKNKFNLTLPPVEPDPVSTPSPGETSARSSNIAAAINSAKSMTQTSSVVIHPGIDGNTTMGNTTLEVLQKQLEELDIDDLQRQRLHKFLSQKQEVGELTDDDFDKLGELGAGNGGVVTKVRHRPSGLIMARKLIHLEVKPAIKKQIIRELKVLHECNSPHIVGFYGAFYSDGEISICMEYMDGGSLDLILKKAGRIPEQYLGKITIAVLKGLSYLRDKHQIIHRDVKPSNILVNSRGEIKICDFGVSGQLIDSMANSFVGTRSYMSPERLQGTHYSIQSDVWSLGLSLVEMAIGMYPIPPPDPQALALIFGSKFIEDPENMTPSPSSRSPRQIQFSGGVLGPKPMAIFELLDYIVNEPPPKLPSGVFSVEFKDFVDRCLKKNPAERPALRTLMGHEWVKKWTSENVEIASWVCTVIELQPSTPSTF from the exons atgtcaaaaaacaaattcaatttaaCTCTTCCTCCCGTGGAGCCGGATCCCGTTTCCACTCCCAGTCCAGGAGAAACGTCAGCCAGAAGCAGCAATATAGCAGCAGCTATTAACTCAGCCAAATCAATGACACAGACTAGTAGTGTAGTAATACACCCTGGAATAGA TGGAAATACAACTATGGGGAATACAACATTAGAAGTGTTACAAAAACAGCTAGAAGAACTAGATATTGATGACCTTCAGAGACAGAGATTGCACAAGTTTCTCTCACAAAAACAGGAAGTTGGAGAATTGACTGATGATGATTTTGACAAACTTGGTGAGCTAGGTGCTGGTAATGGTGGAGTAGTAACAAAAGTCAGACACCGTCCTTCAGGTTTAATTATGGCCAGAAAG TTAATACATCTTGAAGTAAAACCTGCTATTAAGAAGCAAATAATTCGAGAACTGAAGGTGCTTCATGAGTGCAATTCACCACACATTGTTGGTTTCTATGGAGCATTCTACAG TGATGGAGAAATAAGTATTTGTATGGAGTACATGGATGGGGGATCTTTAGATTTAATTCTCAAGAAGGCTGGCCGCATTCCAGAACAATATTTAGGAAAGATAACAATTGCT GTTCTTAAAGGGTTGAGCTACCTCCGAGATAAGCACCAAATTATACATCGCGATGTCAAACCAAGCAATATTCTGGTCAATAGTCGAGGCGAGATCAAAATTTGCGACTTTGGAGTTTCAGGCCAACTCATTGACTCAATGGCGAATTCATTTGTAGGAACAAGAAGCTATATGTCG CCTGAACGATTACAGGGAACACACTATTCCATTCAGAGTGATGTCTGGTCTTTAGGACTTTCATTGGTTGAAATGGCTATTGGCATGTACCCAATTCCACCTCCCGATCCACAAGCTTTAGCTCTTATTTTTGGTTCGAAGTTCATTGAAGACCCTGAAAACATGACACCGTCACCCAGCAGTCGATCTCCTCGTCAAA TCCAATTTTCCGGAGGAGTACTTGGTCCTAAGCCAATGGCTATTTTTGAGCTTCTGGATTATATCGTGAATGAACCACCACCCAAGTTGCCATCAGGCGTTTTCTCTGTAGAATTCAAGGACTTTGTCGATCgttgtttgaagaaaaaccCGGCGGAGCGACCTGCTCTTCGCACATTGATG GGTCATGAATGGGTAAAGAAATGGACTTCTGAAAATGTGGAGATCGCTAGTTGGGTATGCACGGTCATCGAGTTACAGCCTTCCACACCTTCCACTTTCTGA
- the LOC130693248 gene encoding large ribosomal subunit protein uL22-like, with amino-acid sequence MGRYSREPDNPTKSCKARGSNLRVHFKNTREAANTIKRMPLRRAIAFLKNVIQHKECVPFRRYNGGVGRCAQAKQWGTTQGRWPKKSAEFLLQLLKNAESNADLKGLDVDHLVIDHIQINRAPYMRRRTYRAHGRINPYMSSPCHLEVILSEKEDVVSKVKDDEPSKKKVSKKKLARQKLSQRE; translated from the exons ATGGGTCGGTACTCACGTGAACCAGACAACCCGACCAAGTCTTGCAAGGCTAGGGGCTCCAACCTCCGCGTCCATTTCAAG AACACGAGGGAAGCCGCTAACACCATCAAGCGTATGCCTTTGAGGAGAGCGATTGCCTTCCTCAAGAATGTCATCCAGCATAAGGAATGTGTCCCATTCCGTCGTTACAATGGAGGTGTTGGCCGGTGCGCACag GCCAAACAATGGGGTACTACCCAGGGACGTTGGCCCAAGAAGTCTGCTGAATTTCTGTTGCAGTTGTTGAAGAATGCAGAGTCCAATGCTGATCTTAAGGGTCTCGATGTTGATCACTTGGTCATTGACCACATTCAG ATCAACCGAGCCCCCTACATGCGCCGAAGAACCTACCGCGCTCACGGAAGAATCAACCCATACATGAGCAGCCCTTGCCATTTGGAAGTTATCCTGTCTGAAAAGGAGGATGTCGTTTCCAAAGTCAAGGATGATGAGCCCTCCAAGAAGAAGGTTTccaaaaagaagttggctcgCCAAAAGCTGTCCCAGAGGGAATAA